The Bdellovibrionales bacterium genome segment GCCCCGACTCAGGTCTTAACGGCAGAATATTTGTCTCGTCTTGAGAAATGACTCAAAATCAGTGACGCCATCGAAATCTTAGCTCTCGACCCATTGCCTCTTCGTTGACTTTCAACCTGTGAAACCATTTAATAGAATGATATGGTCTGTGTTTTTCAGGTTGAATAACAAATGGTTTGCTTCATTTCGATACTATTGACTTTTTCGGGGTTCCTTAGCTGGAGTTCTCCTAGTCATGCTCGCGTGGAAAGCGAAACCAACTTAGTGCCTCCCCAAGAAAAGTTAAAAGAATTAAAGGACGCTGGCCTAGACAAGCCTGACCCAAAGGCGATACCGCCTCCAGAGGGCAGGTATCCCGCAACTCTTGTCCAGCTGAGTGATTCTGACTCTTTTTCTCCCTATGCCTTCCTTGTGGATAAGTCCACAAGGACCCTCACTGTTTGGAGATTTCAAAACGGTGATATCAGTTTGGTTGCTTACTACCCTTCCGATTTAGGACGTCAGTCTGGAAACAAACAGAGTTTAGGGGATTTCAAAACTCCCGAGGGAATTTATTTTTTCCAAAATCGCTATGAGGGCAAACAGATTGATTTTGGTGAATATGGTTCGCGAGCCTTTACCATGGACTATCCAAACTTCTTTGATGTCATGGCAAGCAAAACAGGAAGTGGGATCTGGCTTCATGCTATCCCTCAAACCAAATCACTTTTGCGAGGATCTCGAGGCTGCATTGTTGTCAGAGACGAGGTTATTCAAAAAGTCGGCGAATTCATTTCACTTAAGCACACCCCAATTGTGATTCAGGAAAAAATTGAATACGTAGAGCCTCAAGTCCAGAGAACCACAATGGCTCAGCTGAACTCATGGCTTGAGAATTGGCGAAAAAGTTGGGAAACAAAAGACATCAATACCTACATCTCTTACTACGGAGATCAGTTCAAATCCCTCG includes the following:
- a CDS encoding L,D-transpeptidase family protein → MVCFISILLTFSGFLSWSSPSHARVESETNLVPPQEKLKELKDAGLDKPDPKAIPPPEGRYPATLVQLSDSDSFSPYAFLVDKSTRTLTVWRFQNGDISLVAYYPSDLGRQSGNKQSLGDFKTPEGIYFFQNRYEGKQIDFGEYGSRAFTMDYPNFFDVMASKTGSGIWLHAIPQTKSLLRGSRGCIVVRDEVIQKVGEFISLKHTPIVIQEKIEYVEPQVQRTTMAQLNSWLENWRKSWETKDINTYISYYGDQFKSLGMNRSGWKRFKENLNSRYQSIQVQTRDPMIVVHENEAIIKFLQSYQSDVKSDCGEKTLYLKKDDQGQLKIVGEEWSETLKKKISASETKGSSDSL